One part of the Tindallia californiensis genome encodes these proteins:
- a CDS encoding copper amine oxidase N-terminal domain-containing protein, with amino-acid sequence MNKMKRRMVSILLAMSLIVPVATFAATENSVGESTVIATEEAIPSGDAYLRIQDDRGDMGTEEQHIRLTLENAEWAPAEEWNPYEFRYYREGSRVANGNNFSVNISRVSSTRLDLRFSLDPADVGRDADEIRIPLKASVSKEGEATVTIDPLNSMVSAGEFVFAEGVTTEAIVRTGEKTTFGPRETAALEDIRIVETAAGSIPEDGTMRFRLPPGFQWVENSNLEIEGEGSFHGSASFTLKDWMPEDREISFSPTDLGLQRSEDTTRGSIHLKGLAITSDGQRFGDVQVITAGILGNQRLTVAEYMDYTVSAKAEGSKPTIYAGRFNSLEGEGYELAPLVIEEEIFASMSSGRLVDVVFPDWVAITKVMGVETEDFTAGDHAFSFIPQRENQDKMRFEIMIETTLHPSAQGEIEASIAGGGIPEPLTVTLGEAVQPVRIDADPVVFVADDEENLSPAIKITESSYRGLMEGVIEIDLGIGEWAETPEVQVETGDLEIGDIQIEGSLLKITIDTDSSVASQIHVAETPVTVEGTPALGTYSLSVGGDALVNNAVESYFDQEYFQELEILQVALNRVTQAVFSLGKNAYYVDGESYELDVAPFIEEGRLMVPVAHVSRALGIPREAVVWEEDAQTVTVTSEDSEMVMTIGSAMLTVDGEERDMGAEAIILENRTFVPISRFARGLGIEFQWDEDAETVTFEF; translated from the coding sequence ATGAATAAAATGAAAAGAAGAATGGTATCCATATTGTTGGCAATGTCCTTAATAGTGCCTGTGGCCACTTTTGCGGCTACGGAAAATTCCGTGGGAGAAAGTACGGTCATTGCAACGGAAGAAGCGATTCCCTCTGGGGATGCTTATTTACGCATCCAGGATGACCGAGGGGATATGGGCACAGAGGAGCAACATATCCGATTAACTCTGGAGAATGCAGAATGGGCTCCGGCAGAAGAGTGGAATCCATATGAGTTTCGTTATTATCGGGAGGGGAGCCGAGTTGCCAATGGCAACAACTTTTCCGTTAATATTAGCCGAGTATCTTCCACACGTTTAGATCTTAGGTTTTCCTTGGATCCGGCAGATGTGGGACGTGATGCTGATGAAATTAGAATCCCTTTGAAGGCTTCCGTAAGTAAAGAAGGAGAAGCTACCGTCACCATCGACCCCTTAAACAGTATGGTTTCAGCCGGTGAGTTTGTATTTGCAGAAGGCGTCACCACAGAGGCCATTGTAAGAACCGGGGAAAAAACAACTTTTGGCCCTAGGGAAACAGCAGCCTTAGAAGACATCCGCATTGTAGAGACAGCAGCAGGGTCTATTCCTGAAGACGGTACAATGCGTTTTCGATTGCCACCGGGCTTCCAATGGGTTGAAAACTCAAACTTGGAAATAGAAGGAGAAGGATCTTTTCATGGAAGTGCCAGCTTTACCCTGAAGGATTGGATGCCAGAGGATAGAGAAATTTCTTTTTCTCCAACAGATCTTGGCCTTCAAAGATCAGAAGATACCACCAGAGGATCCATTCACCTTAAAGGGCTGGCTATTACCTCGGATGGTCAACGGTTTGGGGATGTACAGGTAATCACCGCTGGTATTTTAGGCAATCAAAGACTAACCGTTGCAGAATACATGGACTACACCGTATCCGCCAAGGCAGAAGGGTCTAAACCTACTATATATGCAGGCCGTTTTAATAGCTTAGAAGGCGAAGGCTATGAGCTGGCGCCACTAGTCATTGAAGAAGAAATTTTTGCTTCCATGAGCTCTGGTCGATTGGTGGATGTTGTTTTTCCAGATTGGGTTGCCATTACCAAGGTAATGGGCGTGGAGACAGAAGACTTCACAGCAGGAGATCATGCCTTTTCCTTTATCCCTCAACGGGAAAATCAAGATAAAATGCGTTTTGAAATCATGATAGAAACCACCCTGCATCCTTCTGCTCAAGGGGAGATAGAAGCTTCCATTGCCGGAGGAGGCATACCAGAACCGCTTACCGTTACTTTGGGTGAAGCAGTACAACCCGTAAGGATCGATGCAGATCCGGTAGTTTTCGTAGCAGATGATGAAGAAAACCTTTCGCCAGCAATCAAAATCACTGAAAGCTCCTACAGAGGATTGATGGAAGGAGTAATAGAAATTGATCTGGGCATCGGCGAATGGGCTGAAACACCAGAAGTTCAGGTAGAAACTGGAGATCTAGAAATTGGAGATATCCAAATAGAAGGCTCTTTACTCAAGATAACCATCGATACAGACAGCAGCGTTGCTTCTCAGATTCATGTTGCAGAAACACCAGTAACCGTAGAAGGTACCCCAGCCTTGGGCACTTATAGCCTCAGTGTAGGTGGAGATGCCTTGGTAAATAATGCGGTAGAGTCATACTTTGATCAGGAGTATTTTCAGGAACTTGAAATCCTGCAGGTGGCCCTTAACCGCGTCACCCAGGCAGTCTTTAGCCTAGGTAAAAATGCCTACTATGTAGATGGAGAAAGCTATGAACTGGACGTTGCTCCCTTTATAGAAGAAGGACGTTTAATGGTGCCTGTCGCCCATGTATCACGAGCCCTTGGCATTCCCCGTGAAGCAGTGGTATGGGAGGAAGACGCTCAAACCGTTACCGTCACTTCAGAAGACAGCGAAATGGTCATGACCATTGGCAGTGCCATGCTGACCGTAGATGGAGAAGAGAGGGATATGGGAGCCGAAGCCATCATCCTTGAGAACAGAACCTTTGTTCCTATCTCCCGCTTTGCAAGAGGATTAGGTATCGAATTCCAATGGGATGAAGATGCAGAAACCGTAACCTTTGAATTTTAG